A single Diceros bicornis minor isolate mBicDic1 chromosome 7, mDicBic1.mat.cur, whole genome shotgun sequence DNA region contains:
- the LOC131408321 gene encoding olfactory receptor 8B3-like, whose protein sequence is MALGNGSLVTEFILLGLTDQPELRFPLFFLFLIIYMVTVLGNMSLIFLIGLNSHLHTPMYFFLFNLSLIDFCYSSVIAPKMLINFISKNIISYMGCMTQLYFFCFFGISECYVLTSMAYDRYVAICKPLLYNVAMSPNVWSSLMLGSYLMAFSGAMAHTGCMLRLTFCDANTINRYMCDVFPLLKLSCTSTYINELEVFIVVGINIIVPSLTVFTSYGFIISSILRIPSTEGRSKAFGTCSSHIIAVSLFFGSGVFVYLKPSSGGSMDQGKISSVFYTNVIPTMNPLVYSLRNKDVKIALRKTLSRRKL, encoded by the coding sequence ATGGCTCTTGGAAATGGCTCTTTGGTGACTGAATTCATTCTGTTGGGATTAACAGACCAACCAGAGCTCCGATTCCCCCTGTTCTTCCTGTTTCTAATAATTTATATGGTCACTGTGTTGGGAAATATGAGTTTGATATTTCTAATTGGGCTGAACTCACACCTACACACGCCCATGTacttttttctgtttaatttgtcttTAATAGACTTCTGTTATTCTTCTGTGATTGCACCCAAAATGCTGATTAACTTCATATCAAAGAATATTATCTCCTATATGGGGTGCATGACTCAGctctactttttctgtttttttggtatTTCTGAATGCTATGTGCTGACATCAATGGCCTATGATCGTTATGTGGCCATCTGTAAACCACTTTTGTATAATGTTGCCATGTCCCCTAACGTGTGGTCCAGCCTTATGCTTGGTTCATACTTGATGGCATTTTCTGGTGCCATGGCCCACACCGGATGTATGCTGAGACTGACCTTCTGTGATGCAAACACCATCAACCGTTATATGTGCGACGTCTTCCCTCTGCTCAAGCTCTCCTGCACGAGCACCTACATCAATGAGCTGGAAGTTTTCATTGTGGTGGGCATCAACATCATTGTGCCCAGTCTCACCGTCTTTACGTCTTATGGTTTCATCATCTCCAGCATCCTCCGCATCCCCTCCACAGAGGGCAGGTCCAAAGCCTTCGGCACTTGCAGTTCCCACATAATTgctgtttctctcttctttggaTCAGGTGTATTTGTGTATCTCAAACCATCTTCTGGTGGGTCTATGGATCAGGGAAAAATCTCCTCTGTCTTTTATACCAATGTCATTCCCACAATGAACCCTTTAGTCTACAGTTTGAGGAACAAAGATGTCAAAATTGCTCTGAGAAAAACTCTGAGTAGGAGAAAGCTCTGA
- the LOC131408317 gene encoding olfactory receptor 8B3-like, translated as MASGNGSFVTDFILVGLTDQPVLQLPLFFLFLAMYIVTVLGNLGFIILIGLNSHLHTPMYFFLFNLSFIDFFYSSVFTPKMLIDFISEKNIISYMGCLTQFYFLSFFGISECYVLSSMAYDRYVAICKPLLYNVAMSPKMCSSLMLGSYLMAFSGAMAHTGCMLRLTFCDANTINHYLCDILPLLQLSCTSTYVNELVVFIVVGIHVIVPSITIFVSYGFILSSILHISSTEGRSKAFGTCGSHIIAVCLFFGSSAFTYLKPTSSMSTDEGKISSVFYTNTVPLMNPLIYSLRNKDVKLALRKTLSR; from the coding sequence ATGGCTTCTGGAAATGGTTCTTTTGTGACAGATTTCATTTTGGTGGGATTAACAGACCAGCCAGTTCTTCAACTCCCCTTGTTCTTCCTGTTTCTAGCAATGTATATAGTCACTGTGTTAGGGAATTTGGGTTTCATAATTTTAATTGGGCTGAATTCACATTtacacacccccatgtactttttcctctttaatttgtCCTTCATagatttcttttattcttctgttttcaCACCCAAAATGTTGATTGACTTCATAtctgagaaaaatattatttcctaCATGGGGTGCCTGACTCAATTTTACTTTTTGAGCTTTTTTGGTATTTCTGAATGCTACGTGCTGTCATCAATGGCCtatgatcgctatgtggccatctgtaaaCCACTTTTGTATAATGTTGCCATGTCCCCTAAAATGTGTTCGAGCCTCATGCTTGGTTCATACTTGATGGCATTTTCTGGTGCCATGGCCCACACTGGATGCATGCTGAGACTGACCTTCTGTGATGCAAACACCATCAACCATTATTTATGTGACattctccctctgctccagctctCCTGCACAAGCACCTACGTCAATGAGCTGGTTGTTTTCATTGTGGTGGGCATCCATGTCATTGTGCCCAGTATcaccatctttgtctcttatggTTTCATCCTCTCCAGCATCCTCCACATCAGCTCCACAGAGGGCAGGTCCAAAGCCTTTGGCACCTGCGGTTCCCACATAATTGCTGTTTGTCTGTTCTTTGGATCAAGTGCATTTACATATCTCAAACCAACTTCTTCTATGTCTACGGATGAGGGAAAAATCTCTTCTGTCTTTTACACCAATACGGTTCCCTTGATGAACCCCCTAATTTATAGCTTGAGGAATAAAGATGTTAAACTTGCTCTGAGAAAAACCCTGAGTAGGTGA